One Sediminibacillus dalangtanensis genomic region harbors:
- a CDS encoding alpha/beta hydrolase, which yields MAANYRVMKDADAFYFAGNEIGVLVIHGFTGTTQSMRYIGEQFAAEGFTVLGPRLEGHGTDPEDMEASTYQDWIDNVEAGLATLKEECSKLFVAGLSMGGTLTLYLAEQHPEINGILPINAAVDIPEMAENYRKLSQTDTRFVNGIGSDIKRPGVKELAYEKTPVKSMGEIVTLTEMVKQNLSNITAPALIFSSNEDHVVPPENSKLIYDSVSSAEKTLFPLEASYHVATLDNDKEVIANKAIQFIKANC from the coding sequence ATGGCGGCTAATTATCGAGTGATGAAGGATGCAGATGCTTTTTACTTTGCCGGCAATGAAATTGGCGTGCTGGTTATACACGGATTCACCGGTACGACGCAGAGTATGCGATATATAGGTGAACAGTTTGCGGCAGAAGGTTTTACTGTCCTGGGACCGAGATTGGAAGGCCATGGTACTGATCCGGAGGATATGGAAGCGTCTACTTACCAGGATTGGATTGATAACGTAGAAGCGGGCTTGGCAACGTTAAAGGAAGAATGCTCCAAGTTGTTTGTCGCCGGTTTGTCCATGGGTGGTACGTTGACATTATACTTAGCGGAGCAGCACCCGGAAATAAATGGGATTCTGCCCATTAATGCTGCTGTGGATATTCCAGAAATGGCTGAAAATTACCGGAAATTGTCCCAGACGGATACTAGATTTGTAAATGGAATCGGCTCCGATATCAAAAGGCCGGGGGTCAAAGAACTTGCCTACGAAAAAACCCCGGTTAAATCGATGGGAGAGATAGTCACATTAACGGAAATGGTCAAGCAAAATTTAAGCAATATTACGGCCCCTGCCTTGATCTTTTCTTCTAATGAAGATCATGTCGTTCCGCCGGAAAATTCGAAACTTATTTATGATTCGGTTTCTTCGGCTGAAAAAACGTTGTTTCCCTTGGAAGCAAGCTACCACGTTGCCACTTTGGACAACGACAAAGAAGTGATTGCGAATAAAGCGATTCAATTCATTAAAGCAAACTGCTAA
- a CDS encoding KGG domain-containing protein, whose amino-acid sequence MADKNNNKKMSVEEAGRKGGEKTSRNHDQEFYEEIGKKGGETTSKNHDEEFYEEIGKKGGETRGRQQQNKNNNS is encoded by the coding sequence ATGGCTGACAAGAACAATAACAAGAAAATGTCTGTAGAGGAAGCAGGTCGCAAAGGTGGGGAAAAAACTTCTCGTAATCACGACCAGGAATTCTATGAAGAAATTGGTAAAAAGGGCGGAGAAACAACGTCTAAGAACCATGACGAAGAATTTTATGAAGAAATCGGCAAAAAAGGCGGAGAAACACGCGGACGCCAACAGCAAAATAAAAACAACAATTCTTAA
- a CDS encoding YkuS family protein, with amino-acid sequence MVRVAVEQPFEDVKKQLNKKGYQAEMLERKVDAAEFDAVVVRDLEDLTDIHMNVPLISARGRSVKEIVAEVEERLQRAGTIDKKSGGISGKQLVNGLAVGSIVGVTIGFMLAPASGKKTRDNLNQKLQQTKQQTMNLTGKVKDKVPGQSTSNLDDDSKNELAAQERDLELIGGTELKK; translated from the coding sequence ATGGTAAGAGTTGCAGTAGAACAACCATTCGAAGATGTGAAAAAGCAATTGAACAAAAAAGGCTACCAAGCGGAAATGCTCGAACGAAAAGTGGATGCTGCCGAATTTGATGCGGTCGTTGTAAGAGATCTGGAAGACTTGACGGACATCCACATGAATGTACCATTGATTTCCGCCCGCGGACGAAGTGTAAAAGAAATCGTTGCTGAAGTGGAAGAAAGACTACAACGCGCTGGAACAATCGATAAGAAATCCGGTGGCATCTCTGGTAAACAACTTGTAAACGGCCTTGCTGTAGGGAGCATTGTCGGAGTCACCATTGGTTTTATGCTAGCTCCAGCCAGCGGCAAGAAGACACGTGACAATTTGAATCAAAAACTGCAGCAGACGAAACAGCAGACCATGAATCTGACCGGCAAAGTGAAGGATAAGGTGCCAGGCCAATCCACCAGTAATCTGGATGATGACAGTAAAAATGAGCTTGCTGCCCAGGAACGGGATTTAGAATTAATCGGTGGCACAGAGCTGAAAAAATAA
- a CDS encoding ABC transporter ATP-binding protein: MALGIQLKDVTKKIGGSTIIDQLSLDIHKGEVFGLLGPNGAGKTTTIRMIVGLMAITSGDILIDGISISKERSATAHKLGAIVENPDFYLYMSGLDNLRYFAKLQDKKISRKTIDDVVRVVGLTESIQKKVKTYSLGMKQRLGLAQSLLHRPKVLILDEPTNGLDPAGIREFREYIRRLASEQNMTIIISSHLLSEIELMCDRVAIIQNGRLIRTETIKERPDKENFEKPASQVVIELADSKNAEQLLHQKLPSLETRRSGEQLYIQADKEMTAKVIQLLATESHAIYRVRDGQQTLEDRFLEITNEKGEAYADAHSQ; this comes from the coding sequence TTGGCTTTAGGAATTCAATTGAAAGATGTGACGAAGAAAATCGGCGGAAGTACGATTATCGATCAGCTGTCGCTCGACATCCATAAAGGTGAAGTATTTGGCTTACTCGGTCCAAACGGGGCAGGGAAAACAACGACAATCCGGATGATAGTTGGCTTGATGGCCATTACATCGGGAGATATCCTGATCGATGGTATATCCATATCAAAAGAACGCTCGGCTACTGCTCACAAACTCGGTGCGATTGTCGAAAATCCGGATTTCTATTTATATATGAGCGGTTTAGATAATTTACGCTACTTCGCCAAGCTTCAGGATAAAAAGATCAGTAGGAAAACCATCGATGATGTGGTACGTGTTGTCGGGTTAACCGAAAGCATTCAAAAAAAGGTGAAGACCTATTCACTCGGCATGAAACAGCGTCTCGGTTTAGCGCAGAGCTTGTTGCATCGACCAAAGGTGCTGATATTGGATGAACCGACGAATGGATTGGATCCAGCTGGTATCCGTGAATTCCGGGAGTACATCCGCAGGCTGGCGAGTGAACAAAATATGACCATAATAATATCTAGCCACTTATTATCAGAAATTGAATTGATGTGCGACCGAGTAGCGATTATACAAAACGGGCGGCTGATCCGTACGGAAACTATCAAAGAGAGACCAGACAAAGAGAACTTTGAAAAACCGGCCAGTCAAGTAGTGATAGAACTGGCCGACAGCAAGAATGCCGAACAGTTACTTCATCAAAAACTGCCATCACTTGAAACCCGCCGCTCAGGAGAGCAGCTTTACATCCAAGCAGATAAAGAAATGACCGCGAAAGTCATTCAATTGTTGGCAACTGAAAGCCATGCGATCTATCGGGTAAGGGACGGCCAGCAAACATTGGAAGATCGTTTTCTGGAAATAACCAATGAAAAGGGGGAGGCATATGCTGACGCTCACTCGCAATGA
- a CDS encoding ABC transporter permease, translating into MLTLTRNEWFKLSKKPSIYLMGVIIVLLVIATGMIGKITEDAHSVPDNWQENLAAKNEQMKEQNQEHANNPILTENNRNQIAVNNYRIDHDIKPGAELSVWSYTVENVPLISVAGLLVMIIAAGIVSSEFSGGTIKLVMIRPAPRWKVLLAKYLTVLAYGLLLVVLLFIASLAVGVILFGMGESMVHLTVNNGVVSEENVLVYLLRYFFFSTIDLWMMVSLAFALSAIFRNTAVSLGVSLFAYLMGGTFTSLLAERFDWTKYLLFANTDLNRYVSGTPFVEGMTMTFSIVMLFLYLAVFLGTAFMTFTKRDIS; encoded by the coding sequence ATGCTGACGCTCACTCGCAATGAATGGTTTAAACTAAGCAAAAAGCCATCTATTTATTTGATGGGGGTGATTATTGTCCTGCTGGTCATAGCTACTGGGATGATTGGTAAAATCACAGAGGATGCTCATTCGGTGCCGGATAATTGGCAGGAGAACCTGGCTGCAAAAAATGAGCAGATGAAAGAGCAAAACCAGGAACATGCGAATAATCCAATTTTGACAGAAAACAACCGAAACCAGATTGCAGTCAATAACTATCGAATCGATCATGACATCAAACCCGGCGCCGAGCTGAGTGTCTGGTCTTATACAGTGGAAAATGTTCCCTTGATTTCTGTTGCCGGTTTATTGGTGATGATCATTGCAGCCGGAATTGTATCTTCGGAGTTCAGCGGGGGAACGATTAAGCTGGTGATGATCCGTCCTGCCCCGCGTTGGAAAGTATTGCTGGCCAAATATTTGACGGTATTGGCCTATGGCTTGCTGCTTGTGGTGCTATTGTTCATTGCCTCATTGGCAGTGGGTGTCATCTTGTTCGGCATGGGTGAATCTATGGTCCACTTGACGGTCAACAACGGAGTCGTTTCCGAAGAGAATGTGCTTGTATATCTGCTTCGTTATTTCTTTTTCTCCACTATCGACCTATGGATGATGGTGTCGCTTGCTTTTGCCTTGTCCGCGATTTTCAGGAATACAGCAGTATCTCTCGGTGTTTCGCTGTTTGCGTATTTGATGGGAGGCACTTTCACAAGCTTGCTGGCAGAACGGTTCGATTGGACCAAGTACTTGTTGTTTGCCAACACAGATTTAAACCGTTATGTGAGTGGGACTCCTTTTGTGGAAGGAATGACGATGACATTTTCGATTGTTATGCTGTTTCTGTACTTGGCAGTGTTCCTTGGAACAGCTTTTATGACTTTCACCAAACGGGATATCTCCTGA
- a CDS encoding DUF6773 family protein, with product MNNPFKRNRRKDERITNLQNKIYREIYHLVLIICVLSLIFKYATSGADFKNVWLELVILLVTSIYYTVRSTGMGIFSAEVEMHDQTNKRPMSVKTILIGALFGAGWAIFLGIHSAVSYADTATQSVYYFLLTSVVSFIIYIPFLMIVNGFAYWGAKKRSDRAVAKELEDEEEQDEER from the coding sequence ATGAACAATCCTTTTAAAAGGAATAGACGAAAAGATGAGCGCATTACCAATCTGCAAAACAAAATCTATCGAGAGATTTATCATTTGGTATTGATCATTTGCGTCCTGTCCTTGATTTTCAAGTATGCAACTAGTGGTGCTGATTTTAAGAACGTTTGGCTTGAACTGGTCATTTTACTTGTTACGTCGATTTATTATACGGTACGATCGACGGGAATGGGGATTTTTTCTGCCGAAGTAGAAATGCATGATCAGACAAACAAACGCCCGATGAGTGTAAAAACCATTTTGATCGGTGCTTTGTTTGGTGCTGGATGGGCTATCTTTCTAGGGATTCACAGTGCAGTGAGCTACGCTGATACAGCAACGCAGTCGGTTTATTACTTCCTGCTTACGTCGGTTGTTTCCTTTATAATCTATATTCCATTCTTGATGATCGTGAACGGTTTCGCTTATTGGGGAGCGAAGAAAAGGAGCGACAGGGCGGTTGCAAAAGAATTGGAAGATGAAGAAGAGCAGGATGAGGAAAGATGA
- a CDS encoding helix-turn-helix transcriptional regulator, producing the protein MKNIRMKVARTEMDLSQEELAKRVGVSRQTIGLIELGKYNPSLNLCIAICKTLSKTLDELFWED; encoded by the coding sequence ATGAAGAACATCCGGATGAAAGTAGCCAGAACAGAAATGGATCTGTCACAGGAGGAATTGGCCAAGCGTGTCGGCGTATCGCGTCAGACCATTGGACTGATCGAACTGGGGAAATATAATCCAAGCCTGAATCTGTGCATTGCAATTTGCAAAACGTTGTCTAAAACGCTCGACGAATTGTTCTGGGAAGATTAA
- a CDS encoding cytochrome C oxidase subunit II translates to MKKALLALMVSMFILLLAACGGGDDAGAAKGDDGGSAAVVDIAASNWQFDKKEYTAPAGEITFNLTNEEGVHAIEIEGTDVKIENEGSATATLEAGEYVIKCALPCGEGHEDMSSTLIVE, encoded by the coding sequence ATGAAAAAAGCACTTTTAGCACTTATGGTCTCGATGTTCATTTTATTGCTGGCGGCTTGCGGCGGTGGTGATGATGCCGGAGCAGCCAAAGGGGATGACGGTGGTTCTGCCGCAGTTGTCGATATTGCCGCAAGCAACTGGCAGTTTGACAAAAAAGAATACACGGCGCCCGCTGGAGAAATCACATTCAATCTGACCAATGAAGAAGGCGTCCATGCCATCGAAATCGAAGGAACGGATGTCAAAATTGAAAACGAGGGATCCGCAACAGCTACACTGGAAGCCGGCGAATACGTGATTAAATGTGCCCTACCTTGCGGCGAAGGCCATGAAGATATGTCCTCGACTTTGATTGTGGAATAA
- a CDS encoding Crp/Fnr family transcriptional regulator has protein sequence MVTAVKQEQAVGNTWQFTKESFEKIQGIMYQHVFSAGSTLFWEGDEAEKLYFLESGSVRLVKTADDGKDLCLYYFHEGDLFGEIQYPGQEGQMSYTAEVLQDARIGIIQQRDLEILLWQHGDLAIEFSRWLGYMQQLTQVKLRDLMFHGKNGALASTLIRAANTYGVQDGGTIRFTEKFTNAELASLIGATRETVNRMLNQLKKQQIIDIEHGRIVILDLAELKAICHCEECPLGICRL, from the coding sequence ATGGTGACAGCTGTAAAACAAGAACAGGCAGTCGGCAACACCTGGCAGTTCACAAAAGAAAGCTTTGAAAAAATACAAGGGATCATGTATCAACACGTGTTTTCGGCGGGCTCCACGTTGTTTTGGGAAGGGGACGAAGCAGAAAAACTTTATTTTCTTGAGAGTGGTTCCGTCCGCCTGGTGAAAACAGCTGATGATGGAAAGGACCTGTGCCTCTATTACTTTCATGAAGGTGATTTGTTCGGAGAAATCCAATATCCCGGGCAGGAAGGACAGATGTCGTATACTGCCGAAGTCCTGCAGGATGCGCGGATCGGCATCATTCAGCAGCGTGATCTGGAAATACTGTTATGGCAGCATGGTGACTTGGCGATTGAATTCAGCCGCTGGCTCGGATACATGCAGCAGCTTACTCAGGTGAAGCTAAGGGATTTGATGTTCCATGGGAAAAATGGAGCGCTCGCTTCCACCCTGATCCGTGCTGCCAACACGTATGGCGTGCAGGATGGCGGAACCATCCGCTTTACCGAAAAATTCACCAATGCAGAGCTGGCCAGCCTGATCGGCGCTACTCGCGAGACGGTCAATCGGATGCTGAACCAATTGAAAAAGCAACAGATAATCGACATCGAACACGGCCGGATCGTGATTCTCGATTTGGCTGAACTAAAAGCCATTTGCCATTGTGAAGAATGCCCGCTTGGCATCTGCCGTTTATAG
- the mobA gene encoding molybdenum cofactor guanylyltransferase: MKSGIIIADRSIHPYAEEIAQQKLDGERLIDHQIREMQQFVEEIVLVTDNPMTFLPLVGSDIRVVTVFHKNKGVLGAIHAGFSLASYPLIWLVSCDMPALSSQAAAAMKERLQQTGHSAVVPYIQNTPIPFHGLYRRQQTLKTVCGCIEKRKPVSFYECFQSLEWLGMDETELQRYGWSSQFFRQYPDVCSNDHFIVE; this comes from the coding sequence ATGAAAAGCGGCATTATAATAGCAGATCGAAGCATCCATCCATATGCGGAAGAGATTGCCCAGCAGAAACTGGATGGGGAAAGGTTGATCGACCATCAAATCAGGGAAATGCAGCAATTTGTCGAGGAAATTGTGCTCGTCACCGATAATCCGATGACATTTTTGCCATTGGTCGGATCAGATATCCGCGTTGTCACCGTCTTTCACAAAAACAAAGGGGTATTAGGGGCAATTCATGCCGGATTCTCCCTTGCCAGCTATCCTTTAATCTGGCTGGTCAGCTGTGATATGCCCGCTTTATCCTCTCAAGCGGCAGCAGCGATGAAGGAGAGACTTCAACAAACGGGTCATTCGGCAGTCGTTCCGTATATCCAAAACACCCCGATTCCGTTTCATGGATTATATCGGCGTCAGCAGACGCTGAAAACGGTTTGTGGATGTATAGAAAAAAGGAAGCCTGTATCGTTCTACGAATGTTTTCAGTCATTGGAATGGCTGGGAATGGATGAGACGGAACTGCAGAGATATGGATGGAGCAGCCAGTTTTTCAGACAATATCCTGATGTATGTAGCAACGACCACTTCATCGTTGAATGA
- a CDS encoding cytochrome c oxidase subunit 2A produces MAKLDSAKSFEAEKEHAGKTEPKLNGTLLSVMLVGGFIILSWIGVYALYLSR; encoded by the coding sequence ATGGCGAAATTGGATTCTGCCAAATCGTTCGAAGCCGAAAAAGAGCACGCCGGGAAAACAGAACCGAAGCTTAACGGAACCTTGTTGTCCGTCATGCTCGTCGGAGGATTCATCATATTATCCTGGATCGGGGTGTACGCGCTTTATCTATCCAGGTAG
- a CDS encoding cytochrome c oxidase subunit II — protein MHMHKYEKIWLIFGGITLIVFLSVIGVSAFAMGHHPPSDMTTIDPEKVKETAPFDDPGLKKIGDNEYEAVMVAQAFMFGEPLEVPKGATVHFKVTSADVVHGFSIPGTNVNMMVTPGHINTITHTFDEAGEFLIICNEYCGVGHQAMSGRIEVN, from the coding sequence ATGCACATGCACAAGTATGAAAAAATATGGCTGATTTTTGGCGGTATCACCTTGATTGTATTCCTGTCGGTAATCGGTGTCAGCGCATTTGCCATGGGACATCATCCACCAAGCGATATGACGACAATCGACCCGGAAAAAGTAAAGGAAACAGCACCTTTCGATGACCCTGGTCTGAAGAAAATCGGTGACAATGAATATGAAGCGGTGATGGTTGCCCAGGCGTTCATGTTCGGGGAACCCTTAGAAGTGCCGAAGGGGGCGACCGTTCATTTCAAGGTGACGAGTGCGGATGTGGTTCATGGCTTTTCGATTCCGGGAACGAACGTGAACATGATGGTCACACCAGGGCATATCAATACGATTACCCACACGTTCGACGAAGCCGGTGAGTTTTTGATCATTTGCAATGAATATTGCGGAGTCGGCCACCAGGCCATGAGCGGAAGGATAGAGGTGAATTAA
- a CDS encoding b(o/a)3-type cytochrome-c oxidase subunit 1: METTLINRKDAKLSLAHIYVGFIAVLLGGIAGLLQTFVRSGAITLPAGIGYYQLLTAHGVLLALVFTTYFIIGFLYSGISKTTGTLAEGPRKLGWAGYYVMTTGTVITTIMILTNDASVLYTFYAPLQASPWFYIGLALVVIGSWISGAGMFRQYRNWKKANPGQLSPLFSFMAVMTMLLWLIATLGVAATVVLQLIPWSFGWVDTINVLLSRTLFWYFGHPLVYFWLLPAYICWYVIIPKIIGGKIFSDSLARLSFVLFLLFSIPVGFHHQLLESGVSHTWKFIQVTLTFMVIVPSLMTAFSLFATFELSGRQKGARGLFGWVKKLPWKDARFFAPFMGMLIFIPAGAGGIINASNQLNQVIHNTLWVTGHFHLTVATSVALTFFGIAYWLIPHLTGRTLTKKINLLANIQTIIWVVGMAMMSGAMHTVGLLGAPRRTAYTTYSDYPDALGWIPYEVAMAVGGSFLFIGILVLVYIVVHLSFFAPKGVEAYPIGEVADQAERTPAILENWKLWISVCVALILFAYTIPIMEIIENAPPGSPGFRLW; encoded by the coding sequence ATGGAAACCACGTTGATCAATCGGAAAGATGCGAAGTTGAGTCTTGCCCATATTTATGTAGGCTTTATCGCCGTATTGCTTGGAGGGATTGCCGGATTGCTGCAAACCTTTGTCCGCAGCGGGGCGATTACATTGCCGGCGGGGATTGGCTATTATCAGCTGTTGACCGCCCATGGCGTTCTGTTAGCACTTGTATTCACTACTTATTTTATTATTGGATTTTTGTACTCGGGCATCAGCAAAACAACGGGAACGCTGGCTGAAGGACCACGAAAACTTGGCTGGGCCGGCTATTATGTCATGACGACAGGAACCGTGATTACCACGATCATGATTTTGACTAACGATGCCAGTGTGTTGTACACGTTTTACGCGCCGCTTCAGGCCTCGCCATGGTTTTATATTGGGCTTGCACTCGTCGTGATCGGAAGCTGGATCAGCGGAGCCGGCATGTTCCGTCAGTATCGTAATTGGAAAAAAGCCAATCCTGGTCAGCTTTCTCCGTTGTTCAGTTTCATGGCAGTGATGACGATGCTGCTTTGGCTGATCGCCACACTGGGAGTGGCAGCTACTGTCGTCCTGCAATTGATTCCATGGTCATTCGGCTGGGTGGACACCATCAATGTCCTGTTGAGTCGCACTCTGTTTTGGTATTTCGGCCATCCGCTTGTCTATTTTTGGCTGCTGCCTGCTTATATTTGCTGGTATGTCATCATTCCGAAAATCATTGGCGGAAAAATTTTCAGTGATTCGTTGGCCAGATTGTCCTTTGTCTTGTTCTTGCTGTTTTCGATCCCGGTCGGCTTTCACCATCAATTGCTCGAATCCGGAGTATCGCATACATGGAAGTTTATCCAGGTAACCTTGACCTTTATGGTCATTGTCCCTTCGTTGATGACAGCCTTCTCCTTGTTTGCCACCTTTGAATTGAGCGGCAGGCAGAAGGGTGCTAGAGGACTGTTCGGATGGGTGAAAAAATTGCCATGGAAGGATGCACGGTTCTTTGCACCATTTATGGGCATGCTGATATTCATTCCTGCCGGGGCAGGCGGCATCATCAATGCCAGTAACCAACTGAACCAAGTCATCCATAACACGCTTTGGGTCACCGGTCACTTTCACTTGACGGTAGCAACCAGTGTCGCTTTAACCTTTTTCGGAATCGCTTATTGGCTGATCCCGCATTTGACAGGGCGGACATTGACGAAGAAAATCAATTTGCTTGCCAACATCCAGACAATCATTTGGGTAGTCGGGATGGCGATGATGTCCGGGGCGATGCATACGGTCGGATTGTTAGGGGCCCCGAGAAGAACCGCTTATACGACATATAGTGATTATCCCGATGCATTGGGGTGGATTCCTTATGAAGTGGCAATGGCTGTCGGAGGGAGCTTCTTGTTTATCGGCATTCTCGTCTTAGTTTACATTGTCGTCCATTTGAGCTTTTTTGCACCAAAAGGGGTGGAAGCGTACCCTATCGGCGAAGTGGCGGATCAGGCAGAACGTACTCCGGCAATCCTGGAAAATTGGAAGCTGTGGATCAGTGTTTGCGTCGCTTTGATCTTGTTCGCTTATACGATCCCGATAATGGAAATTATCGAAAATGCTCCTCCAGGGTCACCTGGATTCAGGCTTTGGTGA
- a CDS encoding GNAT family N-acetyltransferase, which produces MKIRPSLHKDSQQLMQLNNLIWNVENTPHPHKWESLAAYEERCPPGSQYVAVIDESVAGFIRYRSPIPLDSNRHVWELVIGVHPDFQGQKVGSTLLRFVEKEAKKQGIHKLCLRVLATNLSAIHFYERNGYVEQGRLVDEFFLEGKYVDDLMMYRILN; this is translated from the coding sequence GTGAAAATACGTCCGTCTTTGCACAAGGATTCACAGCAATTAATGCAGCTAAACAATCTCATTTGGAATGTGGAAAACACTCCACACCCACATAAGTGGGAATCGCTTGCCGCTTATGAGGAACGCTGTCCTCCCGGCAGTCAATACGTTGCTGTAATCGATGAATCTGTTGCAGGTTTTATCCGTTATCGGAGTCCTATACCGCTAGATTCCAACCGGCACGTTTGGGAGTTGGTGATTGGCGTACACCCAGATTTTCAGGGACAAAAAGTTGGTTCAACCCTTTTGCGATTTGTCGAAAAAGAAGCAAAAAAACAGGGCATCCATAAATTATGTCTGCGCGTCCTGGCAACCAATCTCTCAGCAATCCACTTTTATGAACGCAACGGATATGTAGAACAGGGAAGATTGGTAGATGAGTTTTTTTTAGAAGGAAAGTATGTCGATGACCTGATGATGTACCGGATACTGAACTGA
- a CDS encoding helix-hairpin-helix domain-containing protein, which translates to MCTPKTPKLPLTAEERSSLRKAKIRLHQIANLELKTLSDLMDITYDRARLLKGLATFQQIPSIGCRLAENLVNHLGKYTLEEVRGENPAELLDCLEKKLQTPIDPCVEDQLRCVVYYAENPDSKKQWFEFTAERKNYRQRHGYPASRPKPAG; encoded by the coding sequence ATGTGCACACCTAAAACCCCTAAACTTCCGCTGACCGCGGAAGAGAGAAGCTCCTTACGCAAGGCAAAGATTAGACTCCATCAGATTGCCAATTTAGAGTTAAAAACACTATCTGATTTAATGGATATCACTTATGATCGGGCCAGGTTGTTAAAAGGATTGGCCACTTTCCAACAAATACCGTCGATTGGCTGTCGTCTGGCAGAAAATCTGGTAAATCACCTTGGAAAGTACACCCTTGAAGAGGTGCGTGGCGAAAATCCAGCTGAGTTGCTGGATTGCCTGGAAAAGAAGCTCCAAACACCAATTGATCCGTGTGTAGAGGATCAGCTTCGCTGTGTGGTATATTATGCAGAAAACCCGGACAGCAAGAAACAGTGGTTTGAGTTTACCGCTGAAAGAAAAAATTATCGGCAGAGACATGGTTATCCAGCGTCAAGACCAAAGCCGGCCGGGTAA
- a CDS encoding DUF2642 domain-containing protein, with product MEERDRSQLNAESEIRDGTPEETPVMLQPIVQPAYINQMPSPTTPVYSVPALPQPTQYMAPFDPVYIDHLSRHQGQQISVMTTAGKVEGLLSGVAVDHIQLNISKTRALHIRISQIVYFEGLPITYR from the coding sequence ATGGAAGAAAGAGATCGTTCCCAACTTAACGCCGAATCGGAAATCCGTGACGGAACACCTGAAGAAACCCCAGTAATGCTGCAGCCGATCGTACAGCCGGCATATATCAACCAAATGCCCTCGCCGACAACTCCTGTTTATTCTGTCCCGGCTTTGCCCCAACCAACGCAGTATATGGCCCCTTTTGACCCCGTCTATATCGACCACTTAAGCCGGCACCAGGGCCAGCAAATTAGCGTGATGACTACTGCGGGAAAAGTGGAGGGACTGCTTAGTGGCGTTGCAGTGGATCATATCCAATTAAACATCAGTAAAACGCGGGCACTCCATATCCGTATTTCCCAGATTGTTTATTTTGAAGGGCTGCCGATTACGTATCGGTAA
- a CDS encoding GNAT family N-acetyltransferase yields the protein MLVTNHCILQLLQPSDYESILRLYRNEKVRKYLGGTVPEHKIRENFQHLFASGTPSCHWTVREKSTESFIGTVSLDLHHDGDATEISYQFLPLFWGKGYATEAVQTVIDYGFATLGLPEIVAETQTENERSRRLLERLGMEESRSVERFGEQQTIHRLLNLN from the coding sequence GTGTTAGTAACCAATCATTGTATATTGCAACTGTTACAGCCCAGTGATTATGAAAGTATTCTCCGGCTTTATCGAAATGAGAAAGTGAGAAAATATCTTGGTGGCACTGTACCGGAACATAAAATCAGGGAAAACTTTCAGCATTTATTTGCCTCCGGTACGCCCTCTTGCCATTGGACGGTAAGGGAGAAATCAACGGAGAGCTTTATCGGCACGGTTTCGCTCGATCTGCATCACGATGGAGATGCTACCGAGATATCGTATCAATTTCTCCCTTTGTTTTGGGGAAAAGGCTATGCAACAGAAGCTGTCCAAACCGTAATCGATTATGGGTTTGCTACCTTGGGACTGCCAGAAATTGTGGCAGAAACACAAACGGAAAATGAACGATCAAGACGGCTTTTGGAAAGGCTGGGAATGGAAGAGTCACGATCAGTCGAACGTTTCGGTGAACAGCAAACGATCCATCGATTGCTGAATTTGAATTGA